In one window of Epinephelus fuscoguttatus linkage group LG20, E.fuscoguttatus.final_Chr_v1 DNA:
- the slc18a3b gene encoding probable vesicular acetylcholine transporter-B codes for MDGEGGSSGLVKSAAVKLSEMGERTKQFGTAMRDPHQQRRIILVIVCVALLLDNMLYMVIVPIIPDYLAELESEQSEHVHVVMHPNSSANSTSQDKSNKDNLDVQIGVLFASKAILQLLVNPLSGTFIDRVGYDIPLLIGLIVMFVSTCIFAIGENYATLFVARSLQGLGSAFADTSGIAMIADKYTEEAERSTALGIALAFISFGSLVAPPFGGILYEFAGKKVPFIVLACICLADGLMLLTVIKPFSNRTRENMPVGTPIYRLMIDPYIAVVAGALTVCNIPLAFLEPTIANWMETTMHSTQWEMGLTWLPAFFPHVLGVYITVKLAAQHPNLQWFYGALGMVIIGASSCTLPACKSFAQLIAPLCGICFGIALVDTALLPTLAFLVDVRHVSVYGSVYAIADISYSVAYAMGPIVAGQIVHSLGFVQLNLGMGLVNVLYAPALLLLRNVCQMKPSYSERDNLLEEAPQGLYDTIKMEERRTKKKGYSSAGNCLSVDENGFDPFTAQRSLSEESSGQEYT; via the coding sequence ATGGATGGAGAAGGAGGATCATCCGGGCTGGTCAAATCAGCCGCCGTCAAACTGTCCGAGATGGGCGAAAGAACCAAGCAGTTTGGCACCGCGATGAGGGATCCTCACCAGCAAAGACGGATCATATTAGTGATTGTTTGCGTGGCTCTCCTGCTGGACAATATGCTCTACATGGTAATCGTGCCAATTATTCCAGACTATCTTGCTGAGCTGGAGAGTGAGCAGTCAGAGCACGTCCACGTAGTGATGCACCCCAACTCATCCGCCAACAGCACAAGCCAAGACAAAAGCAACAAGGACAATTTAGATGTCCAGATAGGAGTACTTTTTGCATCCAAAGCCATCCTGCAGCTTTTAGTTAACCCGCTGTCAGGAACTTTCATAGACCGGGTTGGATATGacattccacttttaatcggccTGATTGTTATGTTCGTGTCCACATGCATATTTGCAATCGGGGAGAACTACGCGACGCTCTTTGTGGCCAGAAGTTTGCAGGGTCTGGGCTCTGCTTTCGCGGACACATCTGGGATCGCGATGATAGCCGACAAGTACACGGAGGAGGCGGAGAGGAGCACGGCGCTGGGCATTGCGCTGGCGTTTATCTCTTTCGGGAGTCTGGTGGCGCCTCCCTTCGGGGGCATCCTGTACGAGTTCGCGGGCAAGAAAGTGCCCTTCATCGTGCTCGCGTGCATTTGCCTGGCGGACGGCTTAATGCTGCTGACCGTGATCAAGCCGTTCTCCAACAGGACTAGAGAGAACATGCCGGTCGGCACCCCCATATACAGACTCATGATTGACCCCTACATAGCTGTGGTGGCCGGGGCGCTCACAGTGTGCAACATCCCCCTGGCCTTTCTAGAGCCCACCATCGCCAACTGGATGGAAACCACCATGCACTCCACTCAGTGGGAAATGGGGCTCACTTGGCTCCCAGCCTTCTTCCCTCACGTCCTCGGTGTGTACATAACGGTTAAATTGGCAGCACAGCATCCAAATTTGCAGTGGTTCTACGGAGCTTTAGGTATGGTAATCATAGGGGCCAGCTCATGCACACTCCCTGCATGCAAAAGTTTTGCGCAGCTCATCGCCCCGTTGTGCGGCATTTGTTTCGGCATCGCACTGGTCGACACTGCCCTGCTGCCCACACTCGCGTTTTTAGTTGACGTGCGTCATGTTTCAGTGTACGGTAGTGTTTACGCTATAGCAGATATTTCCTATTCTGTTGCATACGCTATGGGTCCTATAGTCGCCGGTCAGATAGTGCACAGCCTCGGGTTTGTACAACTTAATCTGGGTATGGGCCTCGTCAATGTGCTTTACGCACcagccctgctgctgctgcgcaaCGTGTGCCAAATGAAACCGTCCTACTCAGAGAGAGATAACCTGTTAGAGGAGGCTCCGCAGGGGCTGTACGATACTAtcaagatggaggagaggagaactAAAAAGAAGGGCTACAGCTCGGCAGGCAATTGCCTGTCAGTAGATGAAAACGGGTTCGACCCGTTCACAGCACAGCGGTCTTTGTCAGAAGAGTCGTCCGGTCAGGAGTACACTTAA
- the LOC125881098 gene encoding choline O-acetyltransferase-like, which yields MPILERETARDRDSQVLPKVPVPPLKQTLDTYLKCVQHLVTEGQFKKTKAIVEKFGAPGGVGEVLQKKLLERRDKTTNWVYDYWLEDMYLNNRLALPVNSSPVMVFPKQTFRDHKDALRFAARLIRGVLDYKALIDARALPVDYARGQLAGTPLCMEQYYRLFNSYRYPGLKTDTLKVQMNAASSAPEHIIVACKNQFFVLDVVANSKQLNETEIFSQLEKIKKMAENAEERLPPFGILTSDGRTEWAQAREALTKDQTNRDSLALIESCACVVCLDEPSGLEPRDTNRALLMLHGGGREKNGANRWYDKSMQFVVGMDGTCGVVCEHSPFEGIVMVQCSEYLMKYITGSPSKMARASSIRELPPPRRLLWKCNPHIQGLLAASGDRLQRLVNNLDMDVFKFSAYGKEFIKKQKMSPDAFIQVALQLAFFKCSKRLVSTYESASIRRFQDGRVDNIRSATSEALAFVVSMTDERATFTDSEKIRRLRDAINAQTNYTIAAITGMAIDNHLLGLLKISKELNMEKPEIFCDETYLTSNQFILSTSQVPTTVEMFCCYGPVVPNGYGACYNPQSDHIIFCVSSFWENTETSSAVFVKALNEGLLEIRDLCNSSSAVATKPAGSSQGASLPHKSGK from the exons ATGCCAATCTTGGAGAGAGAGACGGCCAGGGACCGAGACAGCCAA GTGCTGCCAAAGGTCCCCGTGCCGCCGCTGAAACAAACCCTCGACACTTACTTGAAGTGTGTCCAACACCTGGTGACGGAGGGGCAGTTCAAGAAAACAAAGGCCATTGTGGAGAAGTTCGGGGCTCCTGGAGGCGTCGGGGAGGTTCTGCAGAAGAAGCTTTTGGAGAGGAGGGACAAGACGACCAACTGG gtCTATGACTACTGGCTGGAGGACATGTACCTGAACAACAGGTTGGCGCTGCCAGTCAACTCCAGTCCTGTCATGGTGTTCCCTAAGCAGACATTCAGAGATCATAAAGACGCCCTCAG atttgcTGCTCGTCTCATCAGAGGAGTGTTGGACTACAAGGCTCTCATTGATGC GCGGGCGCTGCCGGTGGATTATGCCCGAGGCCAGCTAGCTGGGACCCCTCTGTGCATGGAGCAGTACTACCGCCTCTTCAACTCCTACCGCTACCCGGGGCTAAAGACAGACACGCTGAAGGTCCAGATGAATGCAGCCTCCTCAGCACCGGAGCACATCATCGTGGCGTGCAAGAACCAG TTTTTCGTGTTGGATGTCGTCGCAAACAGCAAGCAGCTCAACGAGACGGAGATCTTCTCCCAACTGGAGAAAATcaagaaaatggcagaaaacgCAGAAGAGAGACTCCCTCCTTTTGGTATCCTGACATCTGACGGGAGAACCGAGTGGGCACAGGCCAGAGAGGCTCTAACAAAAG ATCAAACCAACAGAGACTCTCTGGCTCTGATCGAGAGCTGTGCGTGTGTGGTGTGTCTGGATGAGCCCAGTGGCCTCGAGCCCAGAGACACCAACAGGGCCCTGCTGATGTTGCACGGTGGCGGCCGTGAGAAGAACGGGGCAAACCGCTGGTATGACAAGTCAATGCAG TTTGTTGTAGGAATGGACGGGACATGCGGAGTCGTGTGCGAGCATTCGCCATTCGAGGGGATAGTAATGGTGCAGTGCTCCGAATACCTGATGAAATACAT AACAGGGAGTCCTTCTAAGATGGCGAGGGCGTCCAGCATCAGAGAGCTCCCCCCTCCAAGAAGGCTGCTCTGGAAATGTAACCCACACATCCAAGGACTCTTAGCAGCGTCTGGAGACAGACTCCAGAG GCTGGTGAATAATCTCGACATGGATGTTTTCAAGTTCAGCGCTTACGGGAAAGAATTCATCAAGAAACAGAAGATGAGTCCAGATGCATTCATACAAGTTGCCTTACAACTTGCGTTTTTCAA ATGCAGCAAAAGGCTGGTGTCCACCTACGAGAGCGCATCCATTCGGCGTTTCCAAGACGGTCGGGTTGACAACATTCGTTCTGCCACCTCTGAGGCTCTGGCTTTTGTGGTGTCCATGACAGATGAGAGGGCCACTTTTACT GACTCAGAAAAAATTAGGCGACTGAGGGACGCTATTAACGCCCAGACGAATTATACAATTGCA gcTATTACAGGAATGGCAATAGACAATCACCTCCTCGGGCTTCTGAAGATCTCAAAGGAGCTCAACATGGAGAAGCCAGAGATCTTCTGCGATGAGACGTATTTGACCAGTAACCAGTTCATCCTCTCTACCAGTCAG GTCCCCACCACAGTGGAAATGTTCTGCTGCTACGGCCCGGTGGTGCCCAACGGCTACGGCGCCTGTTACAACCCGCAGTCAGACCACATCATCTTCTGCGTGTCTAGTTTCTGGGAGAACACAGAGACGAGCTCGGCCGTTTTCGTCAAAGCCCTGAACGAGGGCCTGTTGGAAATCAGGGACCTATGCAATAGTAGCAGTGCCGTGGCTACCAAACCGGCTGGCAGCAGCCAGGGAGCCAGCCTGCCTCATAAATCAGGGAAGTAA